The window GCTACGATTGCGGAAAATCCAGTGCATGCGGTAAGCGGTGAATATCCGCTGATTTTGAATACGGGCCGGATCCGCGACCAGTGGCATACCATGAGCCGGACTGGGCTGTCGGCGAATTTAAGCATCCATCGCGCAGAACCGTACTGCGAAATTCATCCGCATGATGCGCTGAAATATGGCGTCAAAGACGGTGAGCTGGTGGAGGTGCGCTCTGCATGGGGACTGTGCGTGCTGCGGGTGCAGGTCAGTGACAATATCCGCCGCGGCCAGGTCTTTGCGCCGATTCACTGGAATGATCAGGTGGCTTCAGATGCAAGAATCGGCAAAGTAGTCAATCCAGCGGTGGATGCGGTTTCCGGCGAGCCTGAGTTCAAGCATACCCCGGTCATGGTGCAGCCTTTTTACACCCAATGGCAAGGCGTGCTGTATGTGCGTCAGGGCTTTGAGGCGCAGGTGCAGCCGGGCATTCAAAAGGCTGTATGGTGGACGAGGGTCACCGCGGCGAAAGCCGTCCGCTATGAACTGGCGGACCGCCAGAAATTCAGCGCGGCAACGCAGCAGCTGCAGGCACTGCTGCCTTTTACGGATGAAAGCTTTGAATGGCTGAATGTGGAAGACCAGACCGCGCACATCAGCCATAGCGTGGTGCTGCAGGATGGGCATTTGATTGCCAGCCTGTATATTGCGCCGAAAGCGCTGCTGCCGGACCGGGACTGGGTTGCCAGCCTGTTCAAGCGGGAACGGCTGAGCGCGATGCACCGCAAAGCCCTGCTTGCCGGGCAGGCGATGTCCATGAACAGCAGTGAAGGGCCGCTGGTCTGCAGCTGCTTTAAAGTCGGCAAAAACCGCATTATCAATACCATTAAAGAACAGAAAATCAGCCATGAAAAACAGGTGACGGCATGCTTAAAAGCCGGAGGCAATTGCGGTTCGTGCCTGCCGGAAATCCGCGGCCTGATTAAAGCCTGTCAAGCGGAGTGCGCAGAATGAGAAGAAAAGCGTTAAAGCAAGCCGCTTATCCTGAAACCGATTTGGTCATTCTGGCGGGCGGTCAGGCGCGCCGCATGAATGGCATCAACAAGCTGCTGCAGAAGTTTGATGATGAAATCCAGCTGCTTAAAATTCATCAGCAGCTGAAATCGCGGGTATCGCAGGCGTGGATCAGCAGCCACCGCGATCATTCAATTTATGAGCGCCTGCTGCCGTCCATTCAGGTTTATCAGGATGATGAAGCGGGGTTTCAAGGGCCGCTGATGGGGATGAAAAGCGCGTGGGCGCATGTGCAGGCAGATTATGTGCTGTTTGTGCCCTGTGATGTGACGTTTATTCCCAATAAAGTGATTTCCCGCCTGCATCAGGCGCTGCAGCGCGATCCGCGCTGTGAAGTGGCGGTGGCGGCGATTAACGGCAAAGCGCTGTTTCCATTTTGCCTGCTGAAAAGAAGCAGCCTGCCTAAATTGATGCAGCATCTTGAGCAAAATCAGCGCAGTTTAAAGCAGTGT is drawn from Acinetobacter sp. WCHAc010034 and contains these coding sequences:
- the mobA gene encoding molybdenum cofactor guanylyltransferase, with the translated sequence MRRKALKQAAYPETDLVILAGGQARRMNGINKLLQKFDDEIQLLKIHQQLKSRVSQAWISSHRDHSIYERLLPSIQVYQDDEAGFQGPLMGMKSAWAHVQADYVLFVPCDVTFIPNKVISRLHQALQRDPRCEVAVAAINGKALFPFCLLKRSSLPKLMQHLEQNQRSLKQCFADLHMQVARFQNHALFFHSINSFDELQQHQQLQFL